In Aristaeella hokkaidonensis, the following are encoded in one genomic region:
- a CDS encoding M24 family metallopeptidase, which produces MTASERLINQLRLGPKAAVAVHDPSNMFYLTEGYTGEGLVYISEASRVIITDFRYTEQAERQAPDFRVEMIGKGRNHNKILAELVKAEAITELRVETNYLSVDDFEALRGAVGEEVSCVPLNKVLQQLRQIKTPNEIVVIRKACDITSEAFNAILPKIQPGMTEKELQIELDFTMLRLGADELAFDTIIASGENGSLCHAIPGSRTLKNGDMITMDFGAKVGGYCSDMTRTVALGQPSDEMRKVYETVLRAQSMCEDALMAGKTCSDIDKLARDYIDARGYAGRFGHGLGHSVGIDIHEDPRLSQTCNDILQAGHVVTVEPGIYLPGIGGVRIEDTCLVKENGCVPLTTADKQLIIL; this is translated from the coding sequence TTGACCGCATCGGAGCGGCTGATCAATCAGCTCCGCCTCGGCCCCAAAGCGGCTGTCGCGGTGCATGATCCATCCAATATGTTTTATCTGACCGAGGGGTATACGGGCGAAGGCCTGGTATACATCTCCGAGGCCAGCAGAGTAATCATTACAGACTTCCGCTACACAGAACAGGCGGAAAGACAGGCCCCGGACTTCCGGGTGGAAATGATCGGGAAGGGCCGGAACCACAACAAGATCCTCGCGGAACTGGTCAAAGCGGAAGCAATTACCGAACTGCGGGTGGAAACGAATTACCTGTCCGTTGACGACTTTGAGGCGCTGCGCGGCGCGGTGGGAGAGGAAGTCTCCTGTGTGCCGCTGAACAAGGTTCTCCAGCAGCTGAGACAGATAAAAACCCCCAACGAGATCGTGGTAATCCGCAAGGCCTGCGATATCACATCCGAAGCTTTCAACGCGATCCTTCCGAAGATCCAGCCCGGCATGACCGAGAAGGAACTTCAGATTGAACTGGACTTCACAATGCTGCGCCTGGGCGCGGATGAACTTGCATTCGACACCATCATCGCCTCCGGGGAGAACGGCAGCCTCTGCCACGCGATCCCGGGAAGCCGGACGCTGAAGAACGGCGACATGATCACCATGGATTTCGGCGCGAAGGTGGGCGGTTACTGCAGCGATATGACCCGTACGGTCGCGCTGGGACAGCCGTCAGACGAGATGCGCAAGGTCTATGAAACCGTGCTGCGGGCCCAGTCGATGTGTGAAGACGCGCTTATGGCCGGAAAGACCTGCTCCGATATCGACAAGCTGGCCCGGGACTATATCGACGCCCGGGGCTACGCGGGACGGTTCGGGCATGGGCTGGGACATTCCGTGGGCATTGATATCCACGAAGATCCCCGGCTGAGCCAGACCTGCAATGACATCCTGCAGGCCGGCCATGTGGTTACGGTGGAGCCTGGCATCTACCTGCCCGGCATTGGCGGCGTGAGGATCGAGGACACCTGCCTGGTGAAGGAAAACGGCTGTGTACCGCTGACGACGGCGGATAAGCAGCTTATCATCCTGTAA
- the thrC gene encoding threonine synthase, which yields MSFFSTRGESCVTASQAILHGLAPDGGLYVPAMFPSVPMNRISSFCEMDYAARAVSILKRYLEDFNIPEIEEAVRAAYNTERFDTPEIAPVKQIDDATWVLELFHGPTLAFKDMALQLLPHLTRLAAVKNGEKREISILVATSGDTGKAALEGFRDVPGTSCTVFYPQEGVSDVQKLQMVTTGGNNTHVIAVKGNFDDAQTGVKELFSSPEFVKQMEERGKILSSANSINFGRLVPQIVYYFSAYADLVNKHAITPGDPVNFCVPTGNFGDILAGYYARNMGLPVNKLICASNRNNVLTDFFNSGTYSTHRTFFKTLSPSMDILVSSNLERLLYEAADRDGALIKRWMEQLKESGSYSIGEQRRDWMADVFWGDCADNKDTLKEIGKRFLEDHYLMDPHTAVGGHVLRQYRLKTNDATPTVLLSTASPYKFAADVLRGIAGADAAEGKDAFACSEELEKLTGVPMPAQVKALKDLPVRHTAECERDAMGEAVLKAFEL from the coding sequence GTGTCTTTCTTCTCCACCCGCGGTGAAAGCTGTGTTACGGCCAGCCAGGCAATCCTGCATGGTCTGGCGCCGGACGGAGGCCTGTACGTCCCCGCTATGTTCCCGTCTGTTCCGATGAACAGAATTTCCTCCTTCTGCGAGATGGATTATGCCGCACGCGCGGTTTCCATCCTGAAGCGGTACCTGGAGGACTTCAACATTCCGGAAATTGAGGAAGCAGTCCGCGCAGCCTATAACACGGAACGTTTTGATACGCCGGAAATTGCCCCGGTGAAACAGATTGATGACGCCACCTGGGTGCTGGAACTTTTCCACGGACCGACGCTGGCCTTCAAGGACATGGCGCTTCAGTTGCTTCCGCACCTGACCCGTCTTGCCGCTGTGAAGAACGGTGAAAAGCGGGAAATCAGCATCCTGGTTGCTACCAGCGGCGATACAGGCAAAGCGGCACTTGAAGGCTTCCGCGATGTACCCGGCACAAGCTGTACCGTGTTCTATCCGCAGGAAGGCGTCAGCGACGTACAGAAGCTGCAGATGGTCACCACCGGAGGAAACAACACGCATGTTATCGCGGTCAAGGGCAACTTTGACGACGCCCAGACCGGTGTGAAGGAGCTTTTCTCCTCTCCGGAGTTTGTCAAGCAGATGGAAGAGCGGGGCAAGATCCTGTCTTCTGCCAACTCCATCAACTTCGGACGGCTTGTTCCCCAGATTGTGTATTACTTCTCCGCATACGCGGACCTGGTCAACAAACACGCCATCACCCCGGGGGATCCCGTGAATTTCTGCGTTCCGACCGGAAACTTCGGCGATATCCTGGCTGGGTACTATGCCCGGAATATGGGACTGCCGGTGAACAAGCTGATCTGTGCCAGCAATCGGAACAACGTGCTGACGGACTTCTTCAACAGCGGCACCTATTCCACACACCGCACATTCTTCAAGACACTGAGCCCCAGCATGGACATTCTCGTTTCCTCCAACCTGGAACGGCTGCTGTATGAAGCCGCAGACCGGGACGGCGCGCTGATCAAACGGTGGATGGAGCAGCTGAAGGAAAGCGGAAGCTATTCCATCGGTGAGCAGCGGAGAGACTGGATGGCAGACGTGTTCTGGGGAGACTGCGCAGACAACAAGGATACGCTGAAGGAGATCGGGAAGCGGTTCCTTGAGGATCATTACCTTATGGATCCGCATACGGCTGTGGGCGGCCATGTGCTCCGCCAGTACCGGCTGAAGACAAATGACGCCACCCCGACCGTTCTGCTGTCCACGGCGAGCCCCTACAAGTTCGCGGCGGACGTGCTGCGCGGAATTGCGGGAGCAGACGCCGCGGAAGGCAAGGACGCCTTTGCATGCAGCGAAGAGCTGGAGAAACTGACGGGCGTACCGATGCCCGCACAGGTAAAAGCGCTGAAGGATCTGCCCGTACGCCATACGGCGGAGTGCGAGCGCGACGCCATGGGAGAAGCGGTGCTCAAAGCCTTTGAGCTGTAA
- a CDS encoding PD-(D/E)XK nuclease family protein: MSRVKIIGDRNGRVWPLVLRDAEESRKAGRRLILYVPEQYTLQAERDIITGLKLPGLLDIQVISPRKLKQQVKEQTGTGTRRPLNEMGRAMAVHRVMTEQEENLSYYRNMTELSGAVSRVSGALDELRESDITPEELDEYAAGTGTGAERAKLNDLKILWDGYETLISEQFDEEKAIWTDAVSRLENSGLWNGADVAVYGFDAIRPDLRELIAHLCGKVNSLSVYLIMDEKQAPDGRIFTQQHESTDQLIKALEEVRTLSDEVYPHSVREGCAPALQFLDRNLFALNPETWTGETEGVLKLYAGSSPWDEAETVASTLRGWHEEGIPWNQMAIALPPGAGSEGILRANLKISGIPFVWQQKDKAVNHPVCRMLLSALSILSDGYRTDKVITVARSGFCTLTEAEGLCLEDYARAHGIEGRRWQRPFTNGEDAEETEALRQRLLEPVEELRTNLKEARNAAESAEALVGFLEAQNVWNRLQEEEEMLLQHEMYREAIINRQIWKLLMDLLDQLGTLLGVRRAAIRDLRYMLESALNPVSLAALPEQEDGVIIGETGHLLAGDIRALILPQAQDGMLTAPESGWLTDTERKRMEEATGKTIGISREAGCLIRKYDFYRTLTLPREKLMISWSLRSEEGGALQPDGLIAQIRELYPNIHEEGGMLGQENRKDPATPREALEGVGNWLTELKDGMIPEMPQVWRTALVQLLHNGTYGKAAHRLLEEMLPQKEEQKLEKDTARKLFMTDRLSISRLEQFASCPYRHFIDYGLRPVKQEEFTYESNDAGTFFHEALDRYMKQAGTQKDWPYFTAEQVDNVMDTILTELTEEWKDTPLREDAMGEWTGEGYLRRVRRAAQVLTRFAANSEFRTIATEQPFGENEGLPPVIITLADGSKTAIRGQIDRIDTYENGEGVWLRVVDNKSRGKKPDPAKMEDGEQLQLMIYLKAAADSMPGTRPAGAMFFPIEDKEVSTDEDNPEKIENDRISEVRMKGLVTAEEDLIRAMDRDVHPFSVDKVFNKDGTISKSASWAVEEKTLSGLMDAAVEKAGELCGRMRDGDIAAMPGEDSLGPVCRYCDYKAICRNGGRETRKLNTGITYQDIAGKNTLR, translated from the coding sequence ATGAGCAGGGTGAAAATCATCGGAGACAGGAATGGGCGGGTCTGGCCGCTGGTACTCCGTGACGCGGAGGAAAGCAGAAAAGCCGGACGAAGGCTGATTCTGTATGTGCCCGAGCAGTATACCCTGCAGGCGGAGCGGGACATCATTACCGGCCTGAAGCTGCCGGGACTGCTGGACATCCAGGTGATCAGCCCGCGGAAACTGAAACAGCAGGTTAAAGAGCAGACGGGGACGGGAACAAGGCGCCCGCTGAATGAAATGGGCCGGGCAATGGCGGTTCACCGGGTGATGACGGAACAGGAGGAAAACCTGTCCTACTACCGGAACATGACGGAGTTGTCCGGCGCGGTGTCCCGCGTCAGCGGGGCGCTGGATGAACTGCGGGAAAGCGATATAACGCCGGAGGAACTGGATGAGTACGCCGCCGGCACGGGAACAGGCGCGGAACGCGCCAAGCTGAACGACCTGAAAATCCTCTGGGATGGATATGAGACGCTGATCTCGGAACAGTTTGATGAAGAAAAAGCTATCTGGACCGATGCTGTAAGCCGGCTGGAAAACAGCGGATTGTGGAACGGTGCAGACGTAGCGGTTTACGGTTTTGACGCGATCCGGCCGGACCTGAGGGAACTGATTGCCCACCTTTGCGGCAAGGTAAACAGCCTGTCGGTTTATCTGATCATGGATGAAAAACAGGCTCCGGACGGACGGATCTTTACACAGCAGCATGAAAGCACAGACCAGCTGATCAAGGCCCTCGAGGAAGTCAGGACGCTTTCAGATGAAGTCTATCCGCACAGCGTACGGGAAGGCTGTGCCCCGGCACTGCAGTTCCTGGACCGGAATCTGTTTGCGTTGAATCCGGAAACCTGGACGGGGGAAACGGAAGGCGTGCTGAAACTATATGCCGGCAGTTCTCCGTGGGATGAGGCGGAAACCGTTGCGTCCACGCTGCGGGGATGGCATGAGGAAGGCATTCCGTGGAACCAGATGGCAATTGCCCTTCCGCCGGGAGCCGGATCTGAAGGAATCCTGAGGGCAAATCTGAAGATCAGCGGTATTCCCTTTGTGTGGCAGCAAAAGGACAAAGCGGTGAATCATCCCGTATGCCGTATGCTGCTCAGTGCACTGTCCATCCTGAGTGACGGCTATCGCACGGACAAGGTGATCACAGTGGCGCGGAGCGGCTTCTGCACACTGACGGAAGCAGAAGGCCTGTGCCTGGAGGACTATGCCCGGGCACACGGCATAGAGGGAAGAAGATGGCAGCGCCCCTTTACAAACGGGGAGGACGCGGAGGAAACGGAAGCGCTCCGGCAGCGGCTGCTGGAGCCGGTGGAGGAACTGCGGACGAACCTGAAGGAAGCCAGGAACGCGGCGGAGTCCGCGGAGGCGCTGGTTGGATTCCTGGAGGCGCAAAACGTATGGAACAGGCTGCAGGAAGAGGAAGAAATGCTCCTGCAACATGAAATGTACAGGGAAGCGATTATCAACAGGCAGATCTGGAAACTGCTGATGGATCTGCTGGATCAGCTTGGTACGCTTCTGGGCGTGCGGCGCGCGGCAATCAGGGATCTGCGGTATATGCTGGAAAGCGCACTGAATCCGGTGTCGCTTGCTGCGCTGCCGGAGCAGGAAGACGGCGTCATAATCGGTGAGACAGGGCATCTGCTGGCAGGCGATATCCGGGCACTGATTCTTCCGCAGGCGCAGGATGGCATGCTTACAGCACCGGAAAGCGGCTGGCTGACGGATACCGAACGGAAAAGGATGGAGGAAGCCACCGGGAAAACCATCGGCATCAGCCGGGAGGCAGGCTGCCTGATCCGGAAATATGACTTCTATCGTACCCTGACGTTGCCGCGGGAGAAGCTGATGATCAGCTGGAGCCTGCGTTCGGAAGAAGGAGGCGCACTGCAGCCGGACGGACTGATCGCCCAGATCAGGGAACTGTATCCGAATATCCATGAAGAGGGCGGCATGCTGGGCCAGGAGAACCGGAAGGATCCGGCAACGCCTCGGGAAGCACTGGAAGGTGTGGGAAACTGGCTGACAGAGTTGAAGGACGGTATGATACCGGAAATGCCTCAGGTCTGGAGAACGGCCCTGGTTCAGCTGCTGCACAACGGTACATACGGAAAGGCGGCGCACCGGCTCCTGGAGGAAATGCTGCCGCAGAAAGAAGAGCAGAAGCTGGAAAAGGATACAGCCAGGAAACTGTTTATGACAGACCGGCTGTCCATCAGCCGGCTGGAGCAGTTTGCATCCTGCCCGTACAGGCACTTTATTGATTATGGCCTGCGGCCGGTGAAACAGGAAGAATTTACCTATGAGAGCAACGACGCGGGGACTTTCTTCCATGAAGCGCTGGACCGGTATATGAAGCAGGCCGGCACGCAGAAAGACTGGCCGTATTTTACGGCGGAGCAGGTGGACAACGTCATGGATACCATCCTGACGGAGCTGACAGAGGAGTGGAAGGATACACCGCTGCGGGAAGACGCGATGGGAGAATGGACGGGCGAGGGATACCTGCGCCGCGTCCGCCGGGCTGCGCAGGTGCTGACCCGGTTTGCCGCAAACAGCGAATTCCGGACGATAGCAACGGAGCAGCCCTTCGGTGAAAATGAAGGCCTTCCGCCGGTGATCATCACACTCGCGGACGGAAGCAAGACGGCGATTCGGGGACAGATTGACCGGATTGACACCTATGAAAACGGCGAAGGCGTCTGGCTGCGGGTGGTAGACAACAAGAGCAGGGGAAAGAAACCGGATCCCGCTAAAATGGAGGACGGAGAGCAGCTGCAGCTGATGATTTACCTGAAAGCCGCGGCTGACAGCATGCCGGGCACCCGGCCGGCCGGCGCCATGTTCTTTCCCATTGAGGATAAAGAAGTGTCCACGGATGAGGATAATCCGGAAAAGATTGAGAACGACCGGATCAGCGAGGTTCGGATGAAGGGCCTGGTCACGGCTGAGGAAGACCTGATCCGGGCCATGGACCGGGACGTGCATCCGTTCTCCGTGGACAAGGTGTTCAATAAGGACGGAACCATCAGCAAATCCGCATCCTGGGCCGTGGAAGAAAAGACGCTCAGCGGCCTGATGGACGCGGCGGTTGAAAAAGCAGGAGAACTCTGCGGCCGTATGCGGGACGGTGATATTGCCGCCATGCCGGGCGAGGATTCCCTCGGACCGGTATGCCGATACTGTGATTACAAGGCAATCTGCCGCAACGGCGGCAGGGAAACACGCAAGCTGAACACCGGGATAACTTATCAGGATATCGCCGGGAAAAACACGTTGCGCTAA
- a CDS encoding YitT family protein, whose product MVKSLRSAISKRPAAAERFFSYAQIILGAMVGGAAYPLFMTPNKIAPGGITGIATILNHLFHWPVGTVTLIMNIPLFLISYRAMGRIFAFRSLVATLFFTLFIDVLPLQPMTTDPLLGALYGGVMLGAGLGLIMRGGATTGGSDMVARMVNKRFQFISTGSFLFAIDFAVVVSAGFLIGATEALYSLICIFLSARVMDTIIIGFSSNKACFIISSRWQEISDRIMRDMDRGVTQLTARGAYTGAERPTLLCVIGRSEIMALKRILREEDEKAFVIIVEAHEAIGDGFTHLTD is encoded by the coding sequence ATGGTTAAATCTCTGCGTTCCGCTATCAGCAAAAGGCCTGCAGCTGCGGAGCGTTTCTTCTCTTATGCCCAGATTATTCTGGGCGCCATGGTCGGCGGCGCGGCCTATCCCCTGTTCATGACGCCCAACAAAATTGCCCCTGGCGGCATAACCGGTATCGCCACCATCCTGAATCACCTGTTCCATTGGCCGGTTGGTACCGTCACCCTGATCATGAACATTCCGCTTTTCCTGATCAGCTACAGGGCCATGGGCCGGATCTTCGCCTTCCGCAGCCTGGTCGCCACCCTGTTCTTCACCCTGTTCATTGACGTTCTTCCCCTGCAGCCCATGACGACAGATCCGCTGCTCGGCGCCCTTTACGGCGGTGTCATGCTGGGCGCCGGCCTGGGACTGATCATGCGCGGCGGCGCAACCACCGGCGGATCGGACATGGTAGCCCGGATGGTTAATAAACGCTTCCAGTTTATTTCCACCGGTTCCTTCCTTTTTGCGATTGATTTCGCCGTTGTGGTCTCTGCCGGTTTCCTGATCGGCGCAACAGAAGCGCTTTATTCCCTGATCTGCATTTTCCTTTCCGCGCGGGTTATGGACACCATCATCATTGGTTTCTCTTCCAACAAAGCCTGCTTCATCATTTCCTCCCGCTGGCAGGAAATCTCCGACCGGATCATGCGGGATATGGACCGAGGCGTTACCCAGCTGACTGCCCGCGGCGCCTATACCGGTGCAGAGCGTCCCACCCTCCTGTGTGTCATCGGCCGCAGCGAGATTATGGCCCTGAAGCGGATCCTGCGGGAAGAGGACGAAAAAGCCTTCGTCATCATTGTTGAAGCTCACGAAGCCATCGGTGACGGCTTCACTCACCTGACTGACTGA
- a CDS encoding SPFH domain-containing protein — MKKGLIILIAAIVLVLLVATTCTATVQTGYTGIVTTFGKVEDVTLEAGLHFKSPFQRIIPMDNREQKSTFNTEAFSSDIQQVQITGSINYAINKSTAMNLFKEVGTDYFNKLVYPRMLEITKGVFSKYTAENLVANRQKLSESIREGLDNELDEYGINVISVSIENLDFTDAFTDAVEAKQVAAQKKLQAEIEQNQMTMETQQQAERKRINAEAEANVAKINADADAYALQVRSEAEAEANKKIAESLTENLIRFNEIKSWDGKLPTYMAGQGATTVPILNMGETEAAQ; from the coding sequence ATGAAAAAGGGACTGATTATTCTGATTGCCGCCATTGTGCTGGTGCTGCTGGTGGCGACAACGTGCACCGCGACGGTGCAGACGGGGTATACCGGTATTGTGACGACCTTCGGCAAGGTTGAAGACGTTACGCTGGAGGCGGGACTGCACTTCAAGAGCCCCTTCCAGAGAATTATTCCCATGGATAACCGTGAGCAGAAGAGCACCTTCAACACGGAAGCGTTCTCCAGTGACATCCAGCAGGTGCAGATTACCGGATCCATCAACTATGCGATCAACAAGAGCACGGCGATGAACCTGTTCAAGGAAGTCGGTACAGACTACTTCAACAAGCTGGTTTATCCCCGGATGCTGGAGATTACCAAGGGCGTGTTCAGCAAATACACTGCCGAGAACCTGGTGGCAAACCGCCAGAAGCTGAGCGAATCCATCCGCGAAGGCCTGGACAATGAACTGGATGAATACGGCATCAACGTAATCAGCGTGAGCATTGAGAACCTGGACTTCACCGACGCCTTTACCGATGCCGTTGAAGCCAAGCAGGTGGCTGCCCAGAAGAAGCTGCAGGCTGAAATTGAGCAGAACCAGATGACCATGGAAACCCAGCAGCAGGCAGAGCGGAAACGCATCAATGCTGAAGCGGAAGCCAATGTGGCGAAGATCAACGCGGACGCAGACGCTTATGCCCTGCAGGTGCGCAGCGAAGCTGAAGCTGAGGCGAACAAGAAGATCGCCGAATCCCTGACGGAAAACCTGATCCGCTTCAACGAGATCAAGAGCTGGGACGGCAAACTGCCCACCTATATGGCGGGACAGGGCGCTACCACCGTACCGATCCTGAACATGGGCGAAACGGAAGCTGCCCAGTAA
- a CDS encoding transposase encodes MHKTYSKEFKVKACEMVLKDGMKHAEAAERLGINKILLYQWTSAYEINGEKVFVGKGHQRAEDAELRKRRKENAELKMENEILRKCNSILCEKPDRRVRFAQKELKEYPVSKVCKVLGISRSYYYKVRKPTEE; translated from the coding sequence ATGCATAAGACATACAGCAAGGAGTTTAAGGTCAAAGCATGTGAAATGGTTCTAAAAGATGGAATGAAGCATGCAGAAGCAGCGGAAAGGCTGGGAATCAACAAGATCCTGCTTTATCAGTGGACGAGCGCATACGAGATCAATGGTGAAAAAGTGTTCGTAGGGAAAGGACATCAGAGGGCAGAGGATGCTGAGCTGAGAAAACGTCGCAAAGAGAATGCAGAGCTGAAGATGGAGAATGAGATTCTAAGAAAATGCAACAGCATACTATGCGAAAAACCCGACAGACGAGTGAGATTTGCACAGAAGGAACTCAAGGAATATCCGGTAAGTAAAGTATGCAAGGTGCTGGGCATATCAAGAAGTTATTACTATAAGGTGAGAAAACCGACAGAAGAGTGA
- a CDS encoding DegV family protein produces the protein MAENYVLFTDSACDIHPDKLAEWNVKMLPLAFLFTDTNVEQKDHDEPIGEFYKSMRAGRVAKTSCVNEDAFENAFTEILEAGQDILYLGLSGGLSVTPDNAKKVAERLAKKYPDRKIEAIDSLSASAGEGLFVYLAVKNRDAGMTLEENAEALRKEIPHVCHWFTVEDLVYLKRGGRVSAATALLGTALNVKPVLHVDNEGHLIKMTQVHGRKKSIKTLAEKLGQTIRPDSPIFISNADCLEDAEMLKDIIKNECGMDVTLITSIGSVIGAHAGPGTLALFFMGKER, from the coding sequence ATGGCTGAGAATTATGTATTGTTTACAGATTCCGCTTGTGATATTCATCCGGACAAACTGGCGGAATGGAATGTAAAGATGCTTCCGCTGGCGTTCCTGTTTACAGATACAAACGTGGAACAGAAAGATCACGACGAACCGATCGGCGAGTTCTACAAGTCCATGCGCGCGGGACGGGTTGCCAAGACCTCCTGCGTCAATGAAGACGCGTTTGAAAACGCGTTCACTGAGATCCTTGAAGCTGGTCAGGATATCCTGTACCTGGGATTGTCCGGCGGACTGAGCGTGACCCCTGACAATGCCAAGAAGGTTGCAGAAAGACTGGCAAAAAAGTATCCTGACAGGAAAATCGAAGCGATCGATTCTCTGTCCGCTTCCGCCGGCGAAGGCCTGTTTGTGTATCTGGCCGTGAAGAACCGGGACGCAGGCATGACGCTGGAAGAAAACGCGGAAGCGCTCCGGAAGGAGATTCCCCATGTGTGCCACTGGTTTACGGTGGAAGACCTGGTATACCTGAAGCGCGGCGGACGGGTCAGCGCAGCCACAGCTCTGCTGGGTACGGCGCTGAATGTGAAGCCGGTGCTGCATGTGGACAATGAAGGCCACCTGATCAAGATGACCCAGGTGCACGGACGGAAAAAGTCCATCAAGACGCTGGCAGAGAAACTGGGCCAGACGATCCGGCCGGATTCCCCGATCTTCATTTCCAATGCTGACTGCCTGGAAGACGCAGAGATGCTGAAGGATATCATTAAGAACGAATGCGGCATGGATGTGACGCTGATTACCAGCATTGGTTCTGTAATCGGCGCCCACGCCGGTCCCGGAACCCTGGCACTGTTCTTTATGGGAAAAGAGAGATAA
- a CDS encoding phenylacetate--CoA ligase family protein, with protein MKRYYQPEIETAPREKILEIQNEKLVKQIHHVWDNVPYYRHLMEERGLTPDDIKTVDDIKKLPFLSKADLRDTYPYGLLGTDLKDCVRIHSTSGTTGKRVVAFYTQHDIDLWEDCCARAIVAAGGTEEDVVQVCYGYGLFTGGSGLHGGSHKVGCLTLPMSSGNTERQIQFMMDLESTIICCTPSYAAYIGESLKEQGFKPEDNKLKAGIFGAEPWTEEMRHEIEKSLGIKAYDIYGLTETSGPGVAFECEEQKGMHINEDHFYAEIIDPDTGEVLPEGSVGELVFTALDKEAFPLLRYRTRDLCVLNRTPCSCGRTHVRMAKPMGRSDDMLIIRGVNVFPSQIETVLLNEGYTPNYQIVLDRERNTDTFDVYVEVSPDQFSDLMGQIQKMEKGLESAMRTMLGIGPKIHLVAPKTITRSEGKAVRVIDKRKLH; from the coding sequence ATGAAGAGATATTACCAGCCGGAAATTGAAACAGCCCCAAGGGAAAAAATCCTGGAAATCCAGAATGAAAAGCTCGTCAAACAAATCCACCATGTCTGGGACAACGTCCCCTATTACCGTCATCTGATGGAAGAGAGAGGTCTCACGCCGGATGATATCAAAACCGTGGACGACATCAAAAAGCTCCCCTTCCTCAGCAAAGCGGACCTGCGGGACACATATCCCTATGGACTGCTGGGCACTGATCTGAAGGACTGTGTCCGCATCCATTCCACCTCCGGTACTACCGGCAAGCGTGTTGTCGCCTTCTACACCCAGCACGATATCGACCTGTGGGAAGACTGCTGTGCCCGGGCGATCGTCGCTGCCGGCGGCACAGAAGAAGACGTGGTACAGGTTTGCTACGGCTACGGCCTCTTCACCGGCGGTTCCGGCCTGCATGGCGGTTCCCATAAGGTAGGCTGCCTGACCCTGCCCATGTCTTCCGGTAACACAGAGCGCCAGATCCAGTTCATGATGGACCTGGAATCCACCATCATCTGCTGCACGCCTTCCTACGCCGCCTACATCGGCGAATCCCTGAAAGAGCAGGGATTCAAGCCTGAAGATAACAAGCTCAAAGCCGGCATCTTCGGTGCGGAGCCCTGGACTGAAGAGATGCGCCATGAAATCGAAAAGAGCCTGGGTATCAAAGCCTACGATATCTACGGTCTCACTGAAACCAGCGGCCCCGGGGTGGCTTTCGAGTGTGAAGAGCAGAAGGGCATGCACATCAATGAAGACCACTTCTACGCTGAAATCATCGATCCCGATACAGGCGAAGTCCTGCCGGAAGGTTCTGTCGGTGAGCTGGTCTTCACCGCGCTGGATAAGGAAGCCTTCCCGCTGCTCCGCTACCGTACCCGTGACCTTTGCGTGCTGAACCGTACGCCCTGCTCCTGCGGCCGTACTCATGTCCGCATGGCCAAGCCCATGGGCCGCAGTGACGATATGCTAATCATCCGCGGCGTCAACGTCTTCCCGAGCCAGATCGAAACCGTCCTGCTCAACGAAGGCTATACGCCCAACTATCAGATCGTCCTCGACCGTGAACGGAACACTGATACCTTCGATGTCTATGTTGAAGTCAGTCCGGACCAGTTCTCCGACCTGATGGGCCAGATCCAGAAGATGGAAAAGGGGCTTGAGTCCGCCATGCGCACAATGCTTGGTATCGGACCCAAGATCCACCTGGTTGCCCCCAAGACCATTACCCGCAGCGAAGGTAAAGCCGTCCGCGTCATCGACAAACGCAAACTCCACTGA